A single genomic interval of Lentimicrobium saccharophilum harbors:
- a CDS encoding transketolase: MIKISDPRKLLNISYQTRALIIKMLSAAGSGHTGGSLGLADIFTCLYFNELNHNPENPVWPDRDRVILSIGHVAPVFYATLSQAGYFDKSELFTLRKLGSRLQGHPGMDWGLPGIETSSGSLGQGLSIATGMAIVAKKSLPDIRVFSIHGDGELQEGQIWEAAMAAVHYNLDNITAIVDLNGVQIDGPTSAVMQLNPLSEKWRAFGWNVINCDGHDIPGILAAFRKARLCSGKPSVILAETIMGKGVKTIENDHRWHGRAPSPAEAIEFLCQIDEIYRIELAKIKTVNDV, translated from the coding sequence ATGATCAAAATCAGCGATCCCCGCAAATTACTGAATATCAGTTATCAGACCAGGGCACTCATTATTAAAATGCTTTCGGCGGCAGGCTCAGGTCATACTGGTGGATCCCTTGGGCTGGCAGATATTTTTACCTGTCTTTATTTCAACGAACTAAATCATAATCCTGAAAATCCTGTCTGGCCAGATCGTGACAGGGTGATTCTTTCTATCGGGCATGTTGCACCGGTTTTTTATGCGACCCTTTCTCAAGCCGGTTATTTTGATAAATCAGAGTTGTTTACACTGCGCAAACTCGGATCAAGGCTGCAGGGGCATCCGGGTATGGATTGGGGACTCCCCGGAATCGAAACATCCTCCGGATCTCTGGGACAAGGTTTGTCCATCGCCACAGGTATGGCAATCGTTGCAAAAAAAAGTTTGCCGGATATCAGGGTGTTCAGTATTCACGGCGACGGGGAGTTGCAGGAGGGACAAATATGGGAAGCCGCGATGGCTGCTGTACACTACAACCTTGATAACATTACCGCCATTGTTGACCTGAACGGAGTTCAGATTGACGGCCCGACATCGGCAGTAATGCAATTGAACCCACTGTCAGAAAAATGGCGGGCATTTGGCTGGAATGTTATCAATTGCGATGGTCACGACATTCCCGGAATCCTGGCTGCATTCAGAAAGGCACGGTTGTGTTCAGGCAAGCCCTCGGTTATCCTTGCCGAAACAATCATGGGGAAAGGTGTTAAAACCATAGAAAACGACCACCGCTGGCATGGCCGGGCTCCCTCACCCGCCGAAGCCATTGAGTTCCTTTGTCAGATAGATGAAATTTACCGTATTGAACTAGCCAAAATCAAAACTGTCAATGATGTTTAA
- the msrB gene encoding peptide-methionine (R)-S-oxide reductase MsrB, which translates to MKKNLLNFYLVILMMVGFNACKHETQKTAKMKEGKIQLPEKVVKTDEEWKEVLTPEQYYILRKKGTERPGSGLYDQLFVEGKYYCAGCGNELFDSGTKFDAGCGWPSFSEPAAKQNVEEHTDLSFGMVRTEVVCSKCGGHLGHVFNDGPPPTGLRYCINSDALLFKSALQIRNEADSANFQSIH; encoded by the coding sequence ATGAAAAAAAATCTATTAAACTTTTATCTGGTCATTTTAATGATGGTGGGTTTCAATGCATGTAAACATGAAACACAAAAAACTGCTAAAATGAAAGAGGGTAAGATTCAGCTACCGGAAAAAGTTGTTAAAACTGATGAAGAATGGAAGGAAGTCTTAACGCCGGAGCAATACTATATACTCAGGAAAAAGGGAACAGAGCGTCCGGGAAGCGGTTTATATGACCAGTTATTTGTGGAAGGAAAGTACTACTGTGCAGGATGCGGCAATGAGCTGTTTGATTCAGGAACCAAGTTTGATGCGGGTTGCGGATGGCCAAGTTTCAGTGAACCCGCCGCAAAGCAAAATGTAGAGGAGCATACAGACCTGAGTTTTGGAATGGTACGGACGGAGGTTGTTTGTTCAAAGTGCGGGGGGCATCTAGGACATGTGTTTAATGACGGACCGCCCCCGACAGGGTTAAGGTATTGTATAAACTCTGATGCACTGCTTTTTAAGAGTGCTCTTCAGATCCGGAATGAAGCGGATTCAGCAAATTTTCAAAGCATTCATTAA
- a CDS encoding diacylglycerol kinase family protein has translation MTPEESNVYSTEDATKKLRLRRSRMSSAQVHSTCQPYKTGRKFSCRISSLIVGSDTINKIYNLPPPLSENKNYFRHIKPTTMNLSFLSMRVKSFRCATSGIIQATKTELNLRIHFAAVTAVTAAGFILGLSQQEWIAILLLFALVISLELINTSFEKLCDVIDPEYNNPVKKIKDIAAGAVLWSTVIAVIAGIIIFAPKLLIIFK, from the coding sequence ATGACTCCGGAGGAGTCAAACGTGTATAGCACGGAAGATGCCACAAAGAAATTACGACTCCGGAGGAGTCGAATGTCCTCAGCCCAAGTGCATTCCACCTGCCAACCGTATAAAACCGGCCGGAAATTTTCATGCCGCATATCCTCCTTGATTGTCGGCTCTGATACAATCAACAAAATTTATAATCTCCCCCCTCCCCTTTCAGAAAATAAAAACTACTTTAGACATATAAAACCAACCACCATGAATCTTTCATTTCTGTCAATGCGTGTTAAATCTTTCCGATGCGCCACATCGGGGATCATTCAGGCAACCAAAACTGAATTAAATCTCCGAATTCATTTTGCAGCTGTTACCGCGGTTACAGCCGCTGGTTTTATTCTCGGACTCAGTCAGCAGGAATGGATCGCCATCCTGCTTCTTTTTGCACTGGTTATTTCGTTGGAATTAATTAATACCTCATTTGAGAAACTATGTGATGTTATTGATCCGGAATACAACAATCCTGTCAAGAAAATCAAAGATATTGCCGCAGGTGCAGTTTTGTGGTCTACGGTTATTGCCGTAATCGCCGGAATCATTATTTTTGCACCTAAACTTCTGATCATCTTTAAATAG
- a CDS encoding serine hydrolase, which translates to MERSKKFITSIILSLTLLSCITASGQNKKAGELDKYFENALIKWRVPGMAVGIIKDNQVFLLKGYGVRETGKQDAVDENTLFAVASNTKSFTSTALGMLVDEGKISWDDKVTDHLPWFRLYDPYVTMNITIRDLLTHRTGLETFSGDLIWYGSTHSREEVVRRASNLKPTHGFRAGYGYSNIMYLAAGLIIEKVSGLRWDDFISQRIFGPLGMNSSNTSITRLDLNGNTAIPHNDADNEVIPIKYLNWDNIGPAGSINSSASDMLKWIRFQLEKGKINGQPLISEKALREIWSPQIMQKVSPFSEKNWPSTHFKSYGMGWSLMDYHGKKIISHSGGYDGFISFSAFVPEADLGYVILTNKNSSLYLPLSYRILDYFLSDERTDWSEKIFELIEQGNAAEKKKSEEEIAGRITGTSPALPLSQYCGTYTSEIYGDAEVQLKDDQLYLIFKHTPIFHSPLEHWHYNTFTLKFPEVPSLPQGKAAFILNRDNQIDRMLIDVPNPDFDFTELDFIRQQQD; encoded by the coding sequence ATGGAACGTTCTAAAAAGTTCATAACCTCCATTATTTTATCTCTTACATTACTATCATGTATCACAGCCTCCGGCCAGAATAAAAAGGCCGGCGAACTGGATAAATACTTCGAAAATGCCCTTATAAAGTGGAGAGTTCCCGGCATGGCTGTCGGCATCATCAAGGACAATCAGGTGTTTCTGCTTAAAGGATATGGCGTCCGCGAAACCGGAAAACAGGATGCTGTTGATGAAAATACCCTGTTCGCCGTTGCTTCAAATACCAAATCATTTACGTCAACCGCCCTGGGCATGCTGGTAGATGAAGGGAAAATAAGCTGGGATGATAAGGTTACGGACCACCTCCCCTGGTTTCGGCTTTATGATCCTTATGTAACCATGAACATCACCATCAGGGACCTGCTGACACATCGTACAGGTCTCGAAACCTTCAGCGGAGACCTGATCTGGTATGGCAGTACCCATTCCCGCGAGGAAGTAGTCAGACGTGCTTCCAATCTGAAACCCACCCATGGTTTCAGAGCAGGATACGGTTACTCAAATATTATGTATCTCGCAGCAGGACTGATCATTGAAAAAGTCAGCGGGTTAAGATGGGACGATTTTATCAGCCAGAGAATATTCGGGCCACTCGGCATGAATTCCTCAAATACCAGTATAACCAGGCTGGATTTGAATGGTAATACTGCTATCCCGCACAATGACGCGGATAATGAAGTAATCCCTATCAAATACCTGAATTGGGACAATATAGGGCCGGCAGGATCAATCAATTCCTCTGCATCGGACATGTTGAAATGGATAAGATTTCAGCTGGAAAAAGGCAAAATAAACGGACAACCGCTGATAAGTGAGAAAGCACTGCGCGAAATATGGTCCCCCCAGATTATGCAGAAGGTTTCACCATTCTCTGAGAAAAACTGGCCCTCCACACATTTCAAAAGCTACGGAATGGGCTGGTCGTTAATGGATTATCATGGAAAGAAAATCATTTCTCATTCAGGAGGGTATGATGGATTTATTTCATTTTCTGCTTTTGTTCCTGAGGCTGATCTCGGGTATGTAATCCTGACAAACAAAAACTCAAGCCTCTACTTGCCGCTTTCGTACCGCATTCTCGACTATTTCCTTTCAGATGAGCGAACTGACTGGAGCGAAAAAATCTTCGAACTGATCGAACAGGGGAATGCCGCTGAAAAGAAAAAATCAGAAGAAGAAATTGCCGGACGGATTACAGGAACATCCCCTGCCCTGCCTTTATCGCAATACTGCGGAACCTATACCAGCGAAATATATGGTGATGCGGAAGTTCAACTGAAAGATGATCAACTTTATCTGATTTTTAAACATACTCCGATTTTCCACAGCCCGCTCGAACACTGGCATTACAATACTTTTACCCTGAAATTTCCAGAAGTACCCTCATTACCTCAGGGTAAAGCCGCATTTATCCTGAACAGGGATAACCAGATTGACAGAATGTTGATAGACGTTCCAAATCCTGATTTTGACTTTACCGAACTTGATTTTATCCGGCAACAACAGGATTAA
- a CDS encoding DUF456 domain-containing protein, translated as MDWLWITLGVVLIIAGLAGCIIPLIPGPPLSYLGLVIIQFALNEPFTYRFMVIWLLITIGVTLLDYYVPIWGTKKFGGSRSGIWGATFGLLIGIFFFPPFGMIAGPFIGAVIGELIIGKDSATAIRSGFGSFIGFIAGTVMKLAVSFIMAFYFFKAII; from the coding sequence ATGGATTGGCTTTGGATCACACTTGGAGTTGTTTTAATTATTGCAGGCCTGGCTGGTTGTATCATTCCCCTGATACCAGGCCCTCCGCTCAGTTATCTTGGTTTGGTAATAATTCAGTTTGCACTTAATGAACCTTTTACGTACCGCTTTATGGTAATCTGGCTGCTGATAACGATCGGTGTCACACTGCTTGATTACTATGTTCCAATCTGGGGTACAAAGAAATTCGGCGGAAGCCGGAGTGGTATCTGGGGGGCTACCTTTGGGTTGCTGATCGGAATTTTCTTTTTCCCACCATTCGGGATGATTGCCGGACCCTTTATAGGAGCAGTGATTGGAGAACTGATCATCGGTAAGGACTCTGCAACGGCCATCAGGTCGGGATTTGGTTCGTTTATCGGTTTTATCGCGGGAACAGTAATGAAGCTCGCCGTTTCATTTATTATGGCATTTTACTTCTTCAAAGCGATCATCTGA